A stretch of Paludisphaera borealis DNA encodes these proteins:
- the groL gene encoding chaperonin GroEL (60 kDa chaperone family; promotes refolding of misfolded polypeptides especially under stressful conditions; forms two stacked rings of heptamers to form a barrel-shaped 14mer; ends can be capped by GroES; misfolded proteins enter the barrel where they are refolded when GroES binds) yields the protein MAAKMIAFDQEARQAMQRGIQKLARAVKVTLGPRGRNVIIQKSFGSPTVTKDGVTVAKEIELEDKYEDMGAKMVKEVASKTSDVAGDGTTTATVMAEAIYNEGLKAVVAGVNPMLMKRGMDKAVTDIVAELHKLSTKITNKKETEQVATVASNFDTEVGTMIAEATEKVGKDGVITVEEGKTLKTEVEWVEGMQFDRGYLSPYFVTNPGTMQAVLEDAYVLIHEKKISSVKDLVPVLEKVAQTGKPLLIIAEDLEGEALATLVINKLRGTFRCAAVKAPGYGDRRKAMLEDIAVLTGGKPIFEALGIELENVSLEDLGHAKKIEVDKDNTTIIEGAGSHDAIKGRIEAIRREIADTKSDYDREKLEERLAKLAGGVAKINVGAATESEMKEKKARVEDALHATRAALEEGILPGGGVALLRASTTVKPTGLTHDEEIGFGIIVRACAAPLTQIAENAGQDGGVVVAKVREGKGNFGYDALKDEYTDLVKAGIIDPTKVTRSALQHAASVSTLLLTSDALIADAPAGDEKKSGSGGYEDMY from the coding sequence ATGGCAGCCAAGATGATCGCGTTTGATCAGGAAGCGCGCCAGGCGATGCAGCGCGGGATCCAGAAACTGGCCCGCGCCGTCAAGGTGACGCTCGGCCCGCGCGGCCGCAACGTCATCATTCAGAAGTCGTTCGGCTCGCCGACGGTCACCAAGGACGGCGTCACCGTCGCCAAGGAGATCGAGCTCGAAGACAAGTATGAAGACATGGGCGCGAAGATGGTCAAGGAGGTCGCCAGCAAGACCTCCGACGTCGCCGGCGACGGCACGACCACGGCCACCGTCATGGCCGAGGCCATCTACAACGAAGGGCTCAAGGCGGTGGTCGCCGGCGTCAACCCGATGCTGATGAAGCGCGGCATGGACAAGGCCGTGACCGACATCGTCGCCGAGCTCCATAAGCTGTCGACGAAGATCACCAACAAGAAAGAGACCGAGCAGGTCGCCACCGTCGCGTCGAACTTCGACACCGAAGTCGGCACGATGATCGCCGAAGCCACCGAAAAGGTCGGCAAGGACGGCGTGATCACGGTCGAGGAAGGCAAGACCCTCAAGACCGAGGTCGAGTGGGTCGAAGGTATGCAGTTCGACCGCGGCTACCTGAGCCCCTACTTCGTGACCAACCCCGGCACGATGCAGGCGGTGCTCGAAGACGCCTACGTCCTGATCCACGAGAAGAAGATCTCGTCGGTCAAGGACCTGGTCCCCGTCCTCGAGAAGGTCGCGCAGACGGGCAAGCCGCTGCTGATCATCGCCGAAGACCTTGAAGGCGAGGCGCTGGCCACCCTGGTCATCAACAAGCTTCGCGGCACGTTCCGTTGCGCCGCCGTCAAGGCGCCCGGCTACGGCGACCGCCGCAAGGCCATGCTCGAAGACATCGCCGTTCTGACCGGCGGCAAGCCGATCTTCGAGGCGCTGGGCATCGAGCTCGAGAACGTCAGCCTGGAAGACCTTGGCCACGCCAAGAAGATCGAGGTCGACAAGGACAACACGACGATCATCGAAGGCGCCGGCAGCCACGACGCCATCAAGGGTCGGATCGAGGCCATCCGTCGCGAGATCGCCGACACCAAGAGCGACTACGACCGTGAGAAGCTCGAAGAGCGTCTCGCCAAGCTCGCCGGCGGCGTCGCCAAGATCAACGTCGGCGCGGCCACCGAGAGCGAGATGAAGGAAAAGAAGGCCCGCGTCGAAGACGCCCTTCACGCCACCCGCGCGGCCCTCGAGGAAGGCATCCTTCCCGGCGGCGGCGTCGCCCTGCTTCGCGCCTCGACGACCGTCAAGCCGACCGGCCTGACGCACGACGAGGAGATCGGTTTCGGCATCATCGTCCGCGCCTGCGCGGCCCCGCTCACGCAGATCGCCGAGAACGCCGGCCAGGACGGCGGCGTGGTCGTCGCCAAGGTCCGCGAGGGCAAGGGCAACTTCGGCTACGACGCCCTGAAGGACGAGTACACCGACCTGGTCAAGGCCGGCATCATCGACCCGACCAAGGTCACCCGCTCGGCCCTCCAGCACGCCGCCAGCGTCAGCACCCTGCTGCTCACCTCCGACGCCCTCATCGCCGACGCTCCCGCCGGCGACGAGAAGAAGTCGGGCTCCGGCGGCTACGAAGACATGTATTGA
- the groES gene encoding co-chaperone GroES, whose translation MNLKPLGDRVVVEREEAKGTTAGGIVLPDTAKDKPQKGKVVSVGDGRVTKDGKRRELQVKPGDVVLFTSYAGEEFKLDGEKKVLLMREDDILAVIG comes from the coding sequence ATGAATCTGAAGCCGTTGGGAGATCGCGTCGTCGTCGAGCGGGAAGAGGCCAAGGGGACGACCGCGGGCGGCATCGTGCTGCCGGACACCGCCAAGGACAAGCCCCAGAAGGGGAAGGTCGTTTCGGTGGGTGATGGCCGCGTGACCAAGGACGGCAAGCGTCGCGAGCTCCAGGTCAAGCCCGGCGACGTGGTTCTGTTCACCTCCTACGCCGGCGAAGAGTTCAAGCTCGACGGCGAGAAGAAAGTCTTGCTGATGCGCGAAGACGACATCCTCGCCGTCATCGGCTGA